From the genome of Blautia hydrogenotrophica DSM 10507:
GCCGAGTCAAAAATCATTTCTTTCGACGAAAAGTAACGGTAACACAGCCCCTGCGCCACTCCCATTTCCCTTGCAATATCTGTGATAGAAGTCTTTTCATACCCCTTCTCATAAAACAGCTTCATAGCCGTGTCCAAAATTTCCTGCCGACGCACCTCTGGTTCCTTAGTGATTCGCGACATAGGTATCCCTCCTCTCTGAGCTCACAAAAACTATAACATAACGTACTGCTTTTGTCAATGAATAATATTCATTCACTTTTGCTTATGTAATAATCCACGTAGCCTACAGTGACCAGGTAAAATTCAAACCGTCCGAAATCACGGACTTTTGATTATCCACATAAAAATACTTTCGGCCCCTCCTCACCGAAGACTATCTCTGCTCTATTCCACAGATTTTTCGCCGGCGGGGAGCGACTTCCATAGTTTTCAATTTACACAAATATCTGTAAAAACTCCTTTATTTTCTTTGGAGTACGGCCTGTGATTCGGGTATTCATGAACATTTCCTTTTCGTTGTGTGCCGCGCGCAAAATTTTTTTTCTTTTTTCCAGGTATCCATTGCTTATGTAATAATTACATGTGACAAAGGCCCTGTCACTTTCCAGTAGGATTTGAATTACATGCAAAACCTTTTCAATATTTCTCGACAATGCCTTAAATGAATCCACATAAAAGGCATCTTGCTTTCCACCCACAACCTCTCTTATCGTTTCTTCCAGATATTCATCAAATTCCAGTGTAAACCCATCGCATATCACTTTTTGTATCTTTGGCTCTGTCCGCATCTCTTCCTCAGTCAAAACCCTTTTTTTCTCTTCTTGAATTTTATCAAATCCCCACTCACTTTCCTCTAGCAAGGCAATTTTAGACAATACAGTCCAAGCCAACGGATACTTACATTTGGCAGCTTCATAGACATCCTCATATACCGTGTTTTGTGCCTCCTGTATCAGTGCACGCAGTTCACAGTCAGAAAAGTATCTGATGGCCTCTGCTGTCAATTCTCTTATCTTTTTATCCGACAGCGGCTCTGGCATCTTAAAATCCTTACAGTTCACACTGGCTGCAACTTCCAGCATACTGTTTCTAATTCCTGCAACCACCAATTCTCTGATTCCTTTTTCCGCATAAGGCTCATAAAACAGTGCTTCCTCCTTCGTTGTAAACAAAATCGTCTCCCTGTACTCTTCTTCCTCCCATCTGGCCAGCAGACTGCACAACCTATTTTTTATATCCTCTGCAATCCTTTGGCGAAATCGAAACCTCACCTCTTCTAATCCTTCATTCAGCAAACTATCCAAATATTTCTGAATCATCATACATTATCTCCTCCCAACAGATTTCTTTCAGAGCCGTCTGTACACAAGTACTGCACTTTGGTCTATACTTCGTATTCTCCATCCGCATTCCAGAAAGATTTTAGCCTTTTCGCTCTCTTGCTCCCAGCTCATAAGGCAGACTGCCAGACTGCAGTTTGACGCTGGAATCCCTTCCTTCACAAAGTCAAAGGCTTTCAGGAACATTTTAAGATTTTCCAAATGCTCTGCCTCAATATTTTGAATATATAAGATTGATGACTCATAAGCTGCTTCTTCTGGAAGATCCAATTCTTTTAAAATTTCTGGTTTTATCCCCTCCCTCATATTTGCCACAGTTATATAAGTACTGATCATATCCCCAGACATACTGTCACATAATTCCGCTGCAGACGTGTAGCCGTTTTCTTCCATTTCCATCATAAATTCCGACTCCGAAGGTATCACAATTCCGCCATCTAGCCTCACGGCCTCTGCCTCTCCTGTCTCATTTCCTTCCTCATCGTAATCTACACTGGACATCGATGCTGAAAATCCCCATATATACATCCCGTCTTCATCATAAAGATCATTAGACGTGTGAATTTCCAAATTATTCTCTCTCATCATTTTTATTGTGTCTTCATATTTCCTAACTTCTTCTTCCAGCATAATTTTTCCTCCTTTTAGATAATATATTTTTTCCTTATTGGGCACAAACATTAAACTCTGCTGCCATTCCTCCGCCTCTACTTCCGGCTGGGATATCAATGCCAGTTCTAGTTTCTCTCTTTCTTTTATCCCCATCCGCAATTTTTCATACACTTTTCCATATTTGTTCAACAGCACCGCCTGGAACATTGCTCTTTCTCTCTCACTCCGCATAATGTGAAGCTCGCAGCACTGATCTAAAAATGGATATTCCTCCAACAAAGCATCCGAAAGATACTGCCAGCTATAAGTCACCGGTTCATATCCCCTCTGAGGCCTGTCCGCCAGTTCAGGAATCAACCAGTCTCTTCCCATTTTCACAGCACTGCGCAATTTTCCCCGGCGAATCCATTGTCTGACCGCAGTGACCGTCACGTCATATTTTTCTGCATACTGCTCCACCGTAAGATAAGCACATTTCACTTGCGCGAGAACCATACTGTTTGAGCTTTCCATGGAGACAAGTCCCTGCTCCTCATCAAATTCCGCCTTATCACAATGCTGTAACTCAAGTACAATTCCATCCCCTTTCCACATGTACTGATAAAACCAATCTACCGATTCAATCTCAGGGAACCTCAGCTCTTCTACACACCTGGAAAATTTCTTCAGTATCTCTAAAATTACCTTCCTCTTATTCTCTGACCAGCCCTCTTCCTGTGTCTCTTCACAATGTACTATATAGTTTCTTAATGAATCCATCACATCTGATTTGGAGATCATATACTGATTCATATAATTAATTTTAGAATAGTAATCCATATCCTTCTCACTTTCTGTATTGTTTCAATACAATTATTATATATAATAAAATACATTTTGTAAATACATAAAACAACAAAATTTTCAAAAGCCAAAACAGGCAAGCTCACTTCTTCCTCTCAATCTTAAGAGACACCGTTCACTTTACTGTATAAGCTCCCGGACAGCGTCTGGGCGTCTGGTAAGCTCGCCTGTCGAGACGCACAAACATTGGACGAGGCAACAGGTATAAGCCGCCGGTGTACGCGCCGGAGCGCGAATGCCTGTTAGGAGTGCGGGAGTGCGATGCGCGAAGTAACCCGCAGCTTATACTTTTGGAAGGTTCCGCCGATAGGCAGCATGAGAGTTTGTGCACTGAACACAGCCGCCTACAACTACTGCAGCTTAACGATCTTCGTCGCTATTTTCCCACAAAATTTTAGATCATGTTCCACAAAAAGCATCGTCGGTCGGTATTCTAGCAACAGCTTTTCAATCTGAATTCTCGAAAACACATCCATGTAATTCAAAGGCTCGTCCCAGATATATAAATGGGCTGGGGTAAGCAAACTCCTTGCAAGCAGTACCTTCTTTTTTTGTCCTTCCGACAGCTCTTCCATGTTTTTAAAAAATTGAACCCTCTCAAAATCAAGCTGCCGCAGCACCGTAAAAAACAAATTCTGGCTCAGATCATACTCTCTACAAAAAGCAATCATACTCCCCTTTAAGTTCTCCGTACTCTGAGGAACATAAGATATCACAAGTCCTGCTGCAGTTTCACACACGCCACTCTCCCAGATAGTACCATCTGTGTCTCCCAGCCCTGCTTTCTGCATTACCATACGAAGCAGTGTCGATTTGCCGCACCCATTTTTCCCGCAGAGAGCAATTCGTTCCCCTCTGTTGATCTCAAATGTCAAGTTTTCAAAAAGCGGCTTTTCGGAACCAACATATTTCAAGCCGTAAGCCTTTGCATTTACGATCGTATTCTTATGGTGCAAAAGAGGTTCCAGCTTTAAGTCCACAGAAGATTCCAGATCGTTCAGCAAGCCTTTTTTCTGTTCAATTTCCCGATTCAATCTCTTCTCTGTCTGTTTTGCTCTGCTTTGCAGCTTTTTAGTTTTTGAGCCGATATAAGCCCTTGTACACAAAAAGCGGTCATGTTCCTTTACAGGGTCAAAACCGATTTTTGTACTTTCATTTTTATCTGCCCACTCTGCAGTTCGTCTCGCTGCCTGCCTTAATTTCTTTATCTCCCTTAAATGCTTTTCATTTTCTGTCACAGCAAACTGGTCTTTGCGCCGCTTATTTTCCCACCAGCTAGAAAAATTCCCGCTCTGCACCTCAATTGTTTTCCTGTTCAGCACTAAAACATGGTCGATACAAGCATCCAATAAGTCCCTGTCATGGGACACGAGAATGAATCCCCTTTTCGAAGTCAAATACTTTTTAACACTTTCTCTGGCATTTTGGTCCAGATGATTCGTCGGTTCATCTATTAATAAAAAATCATTTTCACCTGAAAACAAAACAGCTAAAAGAATTTTGGCCTGCTCACCTGGGCTTAAACTCTCATAAGCTCGGTAAAGAATATCCGCTTCTTCACCTAATTCATCCAGTTCACAGATTACCCGCCAGGTCTCACAGCCTGGCTTTAGTGCCTCAATAAATTCCACAGCAGCCAAACTTCTCTGCTCATCCTCTATCCGATATGGAAAATAATCGAACTTTATATTTGTGCTGATCGCTCCTTTGTACAGGTACTTTCCCAGCAGCAGATGCATAAAGGTGGTCTTCCCTTTGCCATTGCGGCCTACAAATCCCAATTTCCAATTCGTATCAATGGAAAATGAAACATTTTCAAATATATTGTCAAAACTTCCTTCGTAACAAAATGTAAGGTTATTCACGCTAATTTGTGACATACTCATTCCTCCCCTTTAGGAAAACACATCCGGCTTATCACGTAAATTCTCATGCCGCCTGTCAACGGCACCTCCAATAAGTATAAGCTGCAGATTGCTCCGTGCATCGCACTCCCGCAATCCTGACAGGTATTCGCACTTCGTCGTACACGCCTGCGTGCTCATACCTGTTACCCCGTCCAATGTCTGTACGTCTCGGCAAGCAAGTTTACCAGCCGCTGTCCGGAAGCTTATACAGTAAAAAAAATAGAAACCATTTGTTGCCAAACAGTTTCCTTACATACCATACCCACAGCGTAAAAAATCCACACTACTTATCATTATATTTTGCGCACAAAAAAGAGAGGTTATGAGAACATAATCCACTTTTGGCAACATGATAAAGCGGTCCACGTAATGATACGCTCACCGCAACGAATTCATGTAATCAAAAGTAAATTATCTTCTCATCTTTTCACCTCTCTCACCAATATACCATTTATACTAATACCTGCACTTCCCTTTGTCAAGTAGCCATGCGCTGGCTGTAAAATTGATGGGAAAGTTGTAGACGCTGTCTTGATTCGTATATTGATCTCCTTCAATATTTCCAGAGTGTTTTTTCTCTTGGATTTACCCTCTAAGAGTCTCTAAAAAGATATGATTCAACGTTTCCCAATCATCATTTCGATCCTTGGGAAGTTCCTCAGCAGCCTCCTGCTGCCGCACAAGTTCCTCAGCGATAAATTTTTGAATTTCAGGATTCTGGGGATTATATTTCTTTTCATCGGAAATCATTTTCACCCTCTGCACACTCTCAATCGCCGCTCTCAGCCGTTCCGGCAAGTCCTGTTTCATCAACTCCTCAAACAAAATCGGGGCCGGACAACGATTTTCCTCTATATATCTGACTGCCAGGAGAGGGCGGATGGCATAAAAATACTTTTTATATCTTACCATGTCGTCCTGAAGATACTGCATATAAGTGTTTTTCGCAGTCCCCAAATATTGATGTACCGCTGTTTTCACAGAAAAATAATGCTGCGCCGTCTCGTAAATCTTTTTCCACGCTTCACTAGTACGATATACAATCGGAGAGGCTGCCCACTCAAACAATGTGACATTTCCTCTTTGAAACTGTATCAAAGCTTTCTTCAAATCCCATCCGTTGATATCCAATACCTCATCCAGCTGCCACTCGATGACATCCCGGACTCCTTCCAAGCGCAGATACGCTTCCTGCGGACGGACATAAACAAACCTCACATCATAATCACTGTCTGGCGAAGCAAAGCCCCATGCCCGGCTTCCCGATTCAACCGCATAAAGAATCCTAACTTGCTCTTTTTGTTCAATCTCTTCTAATTTTTCTTCAATTTCTTTTTCCACATCTCTCAATTCACCTACACCTCCAATGCCTTTCTGTTCACATATTCTACAAAAGCTTCCACCTTTTCCATATCCGGTTCCTCCGGAAGCGCACTTTCTTTCGACGCCCGCTCCATTCGCTGTTCATAATCCGACAAAATATCAAAATACTCCGGCAAAAAACCACCGTCTTCCTTCCGAAAACCACCGTTTCTTATTTTCAGGAGCAGCCCCTGTTCCTTCGTCCGCCTGGTGCAGATCTCTCCCTTTTCCAGAATATCAATGGCCATCATAAACAGGCGTATCGTATGCATGGCGTGTTTATTCAGGTGATTGTCATCCTTTTTGCCGCGTTTTCCTATCTTATCATAACTGCTCACCACACTGCGCATGACACCCCACATATTTTCATAGTCCCTTAAAGGCAGGTGTCGGTAATTAGCGTCCACGAAAATTTCCGTCTCAAACTGCGGATTTTCTGCCCGATCTATGTACAACCTGATGCTGCCTTTATCAAAGGAAGCAAAATGCCTGTGAAACTCTTCCAGAGAATTCTGAACTGAGTTTAAAATATGTTGTTCCCGCTGTGCCTGAGGCATAGAATCTCTGGCAATGGCATTTTGAAGACGGCGAATCTGCGCCTGGGCGTATCCTCCGAAAGATTTTGCCGCCCTTTTTGTCAAAAACAAAGAGCGGTTGTCAAGAAGTTCCTGCCCTAACTCAGAGAGAATCACATATCCCTCTTTCTCAAGTCCCAGAATTTCACAGGTATTGGGATTGCACTCCAAAAGCAGACGAATCATCTTGTTAAAGGAATAAATCACCGTATCCGTTTTTCTGTCCTCATACTGTTCAAACTTAGTAAGCCCCAGAAGATCCGACGGTAAATTCAACGTAATTCCCCGAAAATCAATATCACTGTTCTCATAATCCGTCCCATAAGCATAACTTCCGCCCACTCCCAGAAGCATAATTCTGTTTCCCAGCCTGGGATGTTCCTTTAGAAACTTGTATTCTTCTGTATCCAATAGCTTTTTGAAATCCTTCAACTTATACACCCCCATCTCATTTAACTCTCCGTCTGCTGCTATTTGCCCGATTATTCTATCCACTTCCGGCAGGAAACCACCTTCTTCTGGCTAAGCCGCCATCGCATTGGCATTGATCCCATCAATCACCCGCCTTATCCCCATCCAAACATTCAGGTCAGTGAAAATATCCACAATACTGCCTTGGTCTGTGAATGGGGACTCCTATAGCACTGAAAAATCTTTCATCAGGCCGTTATGCACAATGTACTCAACGATTTGATTCACAAAGTAAGTCTACCTGCACCATGATCTCTGGTATGTTTGCCACTGTGGATATAGCACTTACCTTTTTCAATAAGTCACTGTGGTCTTTTCCATATTTCCTTCCAATCAAATATGCCAATTTAATCCCGTACATTAGGGTATCAAGCCGGACCGCACTTGCCTCATCCGGAAGAATGAGCGGTGCCAATTCTTCCCTTACAAGCAGCGTGTCCTCATAGCTGAGTGTCTGATAATTCGACTGTTGCGAATACAGATCTACATATTTTAAATGCTGACGGACTGCAAAATTTCCCCGATTCAATTCCTGCACTTTTCCACTCATATGCTGTATCAATGCATTTCGGTAGGCAATCAATCGTTCCGTCTGATGTTCCATATCCTGCAGTTTGTAAGCGATCTGAAATTCCAGATTAAAGACTGCTCCCTGCAGTGCCATCATATTGGCTGTCACCTTTCCTTTATTCATATGGAAAATTCAAAATTGCCGCAGAAATCAAAAATGTAGAATTTCTGCTTATCCTCTCCATCCAACAAACCAGGGCACAAGTGGGTACCGCGTCCAATCATCTGCCAAAATTTTGCCTTGCTCATAACCTTCTTGAAAAAGACAAGATTTAAGACTTCCGGCACATCAATTCCCGTATCCAGCATACCTACGGAAATGGCAATCTGCGGGA
Proteins encoded in this window:
- a CDS encoding helix-turn-helix domain-containing protein translates to MDYYSKINYMNQYMISKSDVMDSLRNYIVHCEETQEEGWSENKRKVILEILKKFSRCVEELRFPEIESVDWFYQYMWKGDGIVLELQHCDKAEFDEEQGLVSMESSNSMVLAQVKCAYLTVEQYAEKYDVTVTAVRQWIRRGKLRSAVKMGRDWLIPELADRPQRGYEPVTYSWQYLSDALLEEYPFLDQCCELHIMRSERERAMFQAVLLNKYGKVYEKLRMGIKEREKLELALISQPEVEAEEWQQSLMFVPNKEKIYYLKGGKIMLEEEVRKYEDTIKMMRENNLEIHTSNDLYDEDGMYIWGFSASMSSVDYDEEGNETGEAEAVRLDGGIVIPSESEFMMEMEENGYTSAAELCDSMSGDMISTYITVANMREGIKPEILKELDLPEEAAYESSILYIQNIEAEHLENLKMFLKAFDFVKEGIPASNCSLAVCLMSWEQESEKAKIFLECGWRIRSIDQSAVLVYRRL
- the abc-f gene encoding ribosomal protection-like ABC-F family protein; this translates as MSQISVNNLTFCYEGSFDNIFENVSFSIDTNWKLGFVGRNGKGKTTFMHLLLGKYLYKGAISTNIKFDYFPYRIEDEQRSLAAVEFIEALKPGCETWRVICELDELGEEADILYRAYESLSPGEQAKILLAVLFSGENDFLLIDEPTNHLDQNARESVKKYLTSKRGFILVSHDRDLLDACIDHVLVLNRKTIEVQSGNFSSWWENKRRKDQFAVTENEKHLREIKKLRQAARRTAEWADKNESTKIGFDPVKEHDRFLCTRAYIGSKTKKLQSRAKQTEKRLNREIEQKKGLLNDLESSVDLKLEPLLHHKNTIVNAKAYGLKYVGSEKPLFENLTFEINRGERIALCGKNGCGKSTLLRMVMQKAGLGDTDGTIWESGVCETAAGLVISYVPQSTENLKGSMIAFCREYDLSQNLFFTVLRQLDFERVQFFKNMEELSEGQKKKVLLARSLLTPAHLYIWDEPLNYMDVFSRIQIEKLLLEYRPTMLFVEHDLKFCGKIATKIVKLQ
- a CDS encoding nucleotidyltransferase domain-containing protein, with the protein product MEKEIEEKLEEIEQKEQVRILYAVESGSRAWGFASPDSDYDVRFVYVRPQEAYLRLEGVRDVIEWQLDEVLDINGWDLKKALIQFQRGNVTLFEWAASPIVYRTSEAWKKIYETAQHYFSVKTAVHQYLGTAKNTYMQYLQDDMVRYKKYFYAIRPLLAVRYIEENRCPAPILFEELMKQDLPERLRAAIESVQRVKMISDEKKYNPQNPEIQKFIAEELVRQQEAAEELPKDRNDDWETLNHIFLETLRG
- a CDS encoding DNA polymerase beta superfamily protein, encoding MGVYKLKDFKKLLDTEEYKFLKEHPRLGNRIMLLGVGGSYAYGTDYENSDIDFRGITLNLPSDLLGLTKFEQYEDRKTDTVIYSFNKMIRLLLECNPNTCEILGLEKEGYVILSELGQELLDNRSLFLTKRAAKSFGGYAQAQIRRLQNAIARDSMPQAQREQHILNSVQNSLEEFHRHFASFDKGSIRLYIDRAENPQFETEIFVDANYRHLPLRDYENMWGVMRSVVSSYDKIGKRGKKDDNHLNKHAMHTIRLFMMAIDILEKGEICTRRTKEQGLLLKIRNGGFRKEDGGFLPEYFDILSDYEQRMERASKESALPEEPDMEKVEAFVEYVNRKALEV